The following are encoded in a window of Streptomyces sp. 11x1 genomic DNA:
- a CDS encoding acyl-CoA dehydrogenase family protein, with protein MSAVPEPEEFRAHARQWLTTVARPRAVGGAWGSGSDSVAVFENWTEEQEREYTARIHEWERTRYDHGWGALNWQEVYGGRGLPAYYEQLYRAEEAAFDVPHRTEVFPVTQQLVAPAIGIWGTEEQKERWLRPMLRTDELACQLFSETEAGSDLAAVRTRAVRDSEHWVLQGHKVWTSGARVATWGVAVCRTDPDVRKHAGITVFLVRMDAPGVIVRPIQQMTGGTSFNEVYLDGVVVPDTDRLGPVGEGWRVTLSVLAAERLDSGNLGLDNADRALELAVNLPRPLTGSEQQRAADLHIRTLVQRLIGLRVTAALVAGREPGAEASVGKLYATETMRRTSDLVSELLGPSLVADTGEWGTYAWTEHLLGAPGYSIAGGTDEIQHNILAERVLGLPKEPVR; from the coding sequence ATGAGCGCCGTCCCGGAACCCGAGGAGTTCCGCGCGCACGCCCGGCAGTGGCTCACCACGGTCGCCCGGCCGCGCGCCGTCGGCGGAGCGTGGGGCAGCGGCTCCGACTCCGTCGCCGTGTTCGAGAACTGGACCGAGGAGCAGGAACGCGAGTACACCGCCCGCATCCACGAGTGGGAACGCACCCGCTACGACCACGGGTGGGGCGCGCTCAACTGGCAGGAGGTGTACGGGGGACGTGGCCTGCCCGCCTACTACGAGCAGCTCTACCGCGCCGAAGAGGCGGCCTTCGACGTGCCCCACCGCACCGAGGTCTTCCCGGTGACGCAGCAGCTCGTCGCCCCCGCGATCGGCATCTGGGGCACCGAGGAGCAGAAGGAGCGATGGCTGCGGCCCATGCTGCGCACCGACGAACTCGCCTGCCAGCTGTTCTCGGAGACCGAGGCCGGCTCCGACCTCGCCGCGGTGCGCACAAGGGCGGTGCGTGACAGCGAACACTGGGTGCTCCAAGGACACAAGGTGTGGACGTCCGGGGCCCGTGTGGCGACCTGGGGCGTCGCGGTGTGCCGTACCGATCCGGACGTACGCAAGCACGCCGGCATCACCGTCTTCCTGGTGCGCATGGACGCGCCGGGCGTGATCGTACGGCCCATCCAGCAGATGACGGGCGGCACCAGCTTCAACGAGGTCTACCTCGACGGCGTGGTGGTGCCCGACACCGACCGGCTCGGGCCGGTCGGCGAGGGCTGGCGGGTCACGCTCAGCGTGCTGGCCGCCGAACGGCTCGACTCCGGCAACCTCGGCCTGGACAACGCCGACCGGGCGCTGGAACTCGCCGTGAACCTGCCCCGCCCGCTCACCGGCAGCGAGCAGCAGCGGGCAGCCGACCTCCACATCCGCACCCTCGTCCAGCGGCTCATCGGACTGCGGGTGACCGCCGCCCTCGTCGCCGGACGCGAGCCCGGCGCGGAGGCCTCGGTCGGCAAGCTCTACGCCACCGAGACCATGCGGCGCACCAGCGATCTGGTCTCCGAGCTGCTCGGCCCGAGCCTGGTCGCGGACACGGGGGAGTGGGGCACCTATGCCTGGACGGAGCACCTGCTCGGCGCCCCTGGATACAGCATCGCGGGCGGCACCGACGAGATCCAGCACAACATCCTCGCCGAACGCGTGCTCGGCCTGCCGAAGGAGCCCGTCCGATGA
- a CDS encoding thiolase family protein, producing the protein MTADVLICGAGRTPFGRSEASGRQLAVAAVNAALSDAGIEWSRVRAAFGGSDNAGLADTLVAQLGFTGLPFVNVKNGCATGGSALISAVNAIRSGMADVVLAVGFDKHPRGAFDPRPEDWGLGAEYGSDGLMVTTQFFGMKIQRYMHDHGITPRTLALVAEKAYRNGGLTPEAWRRKPVSAEEILDSGMVSDPLTRYMFCSPGAGAAALVLCSPEAARTLDGAPVALRSAAVRTRRFGSFEVFSPWIPGGRLTSVSRDTSAAAFEEAGIGPGDVDVCQLQDTESGAEVMHMAECGFCEDGEQERLVASGATEIGGTLPVNTDGGCIANGEPIGASGLRQVYEIVQQLRGRAGERQVPGEPRIGFTHVYGAPGVSACTVLSR; encoded by the coding sequence ATGACTGCCGACGTCCTGATCTGCGGCGCCGGGCGCACCCCGTTCGGCCGGTCGGAGGCCAGCGGCCGGCAACTGGCCGTCGCCGCGGTGAACGCCGCGCTGTCGGACGCCGGGATCGAGTGGTCGCGGGTGCGGGCCGCGTTCGGCGGCAGCGACAACGCCGGTCTCGCCGACACCCTGGTGGCCCAACTCGGCTTCACCGGACTGCCGTTCGTCAACGTCAAGAACGGCTGCGCCACCGGCGGCAGCGCGCTGATCTCGGCCGTGAACGCGATCCGCTCCGGCATGGCGGACGTCGTCCTCGCCGTCGGCTTCGACAAACACCCGCGCGGCGCCTTCGACCCGAGACCCGAGGACTGGGGGCTGGGGGCGGAATACGGCAGCGACGGGCTGATGGTCACCACCCAGTTCTTCGGCATGAAGATCCAGCGCTACATGCACGACCACGGCATCACGCCGCGGACCCTCGCCCTGGTCGCCGAGAAGGCGTACCGCAACGGTGGTCTGACCCCCGAGGCGTGGCGGCGCAAACCCGTGTCCGCCGAGGAGATCCTCGACTCCGGCATGGTCAGCGACCCGCTGACCCGTTACATGTTCTGCTCCCCGGGAGCGGGTGCGGCAGCCCTGGTGCTGTGCTCTCCCGAGGCGGCACGCACCTTGGACGGCGCGCCGGTCGCCCTGCGCTCGGCGGCGGTACGCACTCGGCGCTTCGGCTCGTTCGAGGTGTTCAGCCCCTGGATCCCCGGAGGCCGGCTCACCAGCGTCAGCCGTGATACCTCGGCCGCCGCCTTCGAGGAAGCAGGGATCGGCCCCGGCGACGTCGACGTCTGCCAGCTGCAGGACACCGAGAGCGGCGCCGAGGTCATGCACATGGCCGAGTGCGGGTTCTGCGAGGACGGCGAGCAGGAGCGCCTGGTCGCTTCCGGCGCCACCGAGATCGGTGGGACCCTGCCGGTCAACACCGACGGTGGCTGCATCGCCAACGGCGAACCCATCGGTGCCTCCGGGCTGCGCCAGGTCTACGAGATCGTCCAGCAACTGCGCGGACGGGCAGGCGAACGCCAGGTCCCCGGCGAACCCAGGATCGGCTTCACCCATGTGTACGGCGCCCCGGGCGTGAGCGCGTGCACAGTGCTGTCCCGCTGA
- a CDS encoding OB-fold domain-containing protein, which translates to MATDPRSPTVAAGLQGSRCSGCAVTAYPAEDACPRCGGPADPAVLRGTGRLWTWTVQRYAPKSPPYQAPPGGFEPFALGYVELADGVRVAAVLDVHDLDDIRIGMPLTVRAGDGVPRARPTTPGEEGS; encoded by the coding sequence ATGGCCACGGACCCGCGGAGTCCGACCGTCGCCGCCGGGCTCCAGGGCTCACGCTGCTCCGGCTGCGCGGTGACGGCCTACCCCGCGGAGGACGCGTGCCCCCGCTGCGGGGGGCCGGCCGATCCGGCGGTCCTCCGGGGTACGGGCAGGCTGTGGACCTGGACGGTGCAGCGGTACGCCCCCAAGTCCCCGCCCTACCAGGCTCCGCCCGGCGGCTTCGAGCCGTTCGCCCTCGGCTACGTCGAGCTGGCGGACGGCGTGCGGGTGGCGGCCGTACTCGATGTCCACGACCTCGATGACATCCGCATCGGGATGCCCCTCACCGTGAGGGCCGGCGACGGCGTCCCGCGGGCCAGGCCCACGACCCCGGGCGAGGAGGGTTCATGA
- a CDS encoding enoyl-CoA hydratase/isomerase family protein translates to MAVEDEIQFERDGNVARVWLNRPWKKNCVTVPILDRLDEIITEVDEDPELRVLVVRGRGGTFCSGFDLDSLKAEYVGKSNAIDVAVKSAKVCDRLYSMKTPSVAVLEGYVTAGGFEIMISCDFAISADDAKIGDFHIRRALFGGAGPIYRVPRMIGIRKTKELMLTGKLLSGVEAVDFGLINKSAPADKLDETVDAFIGDLIDKSPFMMWLTKMTIDRSLDADIQSLMVMEHLAVGVALNSEDANEGVSAFLEKREPKWTGR, encoded by the coding sequence ATGGCAGTGGAAGACGAGATCCAGTTCGAGCGTGACGGCAACGTCGCCCGTGTGTGGCTCAACCGCCCGTGGAAGAAGAACTGCGTCACCGTGCCGATCCTGGACCGGCTCGACGAGATCATCACCGAGGTCGACGAGGACCCCGAGCTGCGCGTACTGGTGGTTCGCGGCCGCGGCGGCACCTTCTGTTCGGGCTTCGACCTCGACAGCCTGAAGGCGGAGTACGTCGGTAAGTCCAACGCGATCGACGTCGCGGTGAAGTCCGCGAAGGTCTGCGACCGCCTCTACTCCATGAAGACCCCCTCGGTCGCGGTCCTGGAGGGCTACGTCACCGCCGGCGGTTTCGAAATCATGATCTCCTGTGACTTCGCCATCTCCGCGGACGACGCCAAGATCGGCGACTTCCACATCCGCCGCGCCCTGTTCGGCGGGGCCGGCCCGATCTACCGGGTGCCGCGCATGATCGGCATACGCAAGACCAAGGAGCTGATGCTCACCGGCAAGCTCCTCTCCGGTGTCGAGGCCGTCGACTTCGGACTGATCAACAAATCCGCGCCGGCCGACAAGCTGGACGAGACGGTCGATGCCTTCATCGGGGACCTCATCGACAAGAGCCCCTTCATGATGTGGCTGACGAAGATGACGATCGACCGCAGCCTGGACGCCGACATCCAGTCGCTGATGGTGATGGAGCACCTCGCCGTGGGCGTGGCCCTCAACTCCGAGGACGCGAACGAAGGCGTGTCGGCGTTCCTGGAGAAGCGCGAACCCAAGTGGACGGGGCGCTGA
- a CDS encoding acyl-CoA dehydrogenase family protein, which translates to MRRRHPEIDPQSLSETDEQRQLRAVLRDFHTEASGAEDVRKQLATPRGYDEVLWRRLAGEIGVHGLAVPEAYGGSGFTFAELAVALEESGRALYCAPLLPTVVLAAHALLYSGDPMACERYLPRIADGTLTATVAAFDADKPVNPETDELGVIAEKGGSGWLLRGRADFVLDGAGADLILVRAQTPVGPRLFACEPAPDTCRRTPRRVLDETRRQALVEFRGAPAIAVGTVEGAEGAVSATLDTGRAALAAEQVGGSGHALDATVEFVAQRHQFGRPIGSFQAVKHRLADVLVALEAARSASAHATACAAVAPQQLPVACCAAAVVCSETFRLATAEYVQLHGGIGFTWEHPAHLYVRRARSSEVLFGTTDGHRARLAGLIGLGARSAA; encoded by the coding sequence ATGCGTCGTCGTCATCCCGAGATCGACCCCCAGTCGCTGTCCGAAACCGACGAACAGCGGCAACTGCGCGCCGTGCTGCGGGACTTCCACACCGAGGCGAGTGGTGCCGAGGATGTCCGCAAGCAGCTGGCCACCCCGCGCGGATACGACGAAGTGCTCTGGAGGCGCCTCGCGGGCGAGATCGGGGTCCACGGGCTGGCCGTTCCGGAGGCGTACGGCGGGTCGGGCTTCACGTTCGCCGAACTCGCCGTCGCCCTGGAGGAATCCGGGCGCGCCCTGTACTGCGCGCCGCTCCTGCCCACGGTGGTCCTCGCTGCTCACGCCCTGCTGTACAGCGGCGACCCCATGGCCTGCGAGCGCTACCTGCCGCGGATCGCCGACGGCACGCTCACCGCGACCGTGGCCGCGTTCGACGCCGACAAGCCCGTGAATCCCGAGACCGACGAGCTAGGCGTCATCGCCGAGAAGGGTGGATCGGGCTGGCTGCTGCGGGGCCGGGCGGACTTCGTGCTCGACGGGGCGGGCGCGGACCTGATCCTGGTACGGGCACAAACTCCGGTCGGACCGCGGTTGTTCGCCTGTGAGCCCGCCCCGGACACCTGTCGGCGGACTCCGCGCCGTGTCCTGGACGAGACGCGCCGCCAGGCGCTGGTGGAATTCCGAGGCGCCCCGGCCATCGCCGTGGGGACGGTGGAGGGCGCCGAAGGCGCGGTCTCGGCGACTCTCGACACCGGGCGGGCCGCGCTGGCGGCCGAACAGGTCGGCGGCAGCGGACACGCGCTGGACGCCACGGTCGAATTCGTCGCGCAGCGCCACCAGTTCGGGCGCCCCATCGGTTCCTTCCAGGCTGTCAAGCACCGGCTGGCCGATGTGCTGGTCGCGCTGGAGGCGGCACGCTCGGCGTCGGCACACGCGACTGCCTGCGCCGCCGTTGCCCCGCAGCAACTGCCGGTGGCCTGCTGCGCCGCCGCCGTGGTCTGCTCCGAGACTTTCCGCCTGGCCACGGCCGAATACGTCCAACTGCACGGTGGCATCGGCTTCACCTGGGAGCACCCGGCCCATCTGTATGTGCGCCGCGCACGTAGCAGCGAGGTGCTGTTCGGCACGACGGACGGGCATCGGGCCCGACTCGCCGGGCTCATCGGTCTGGGCGCCCGCTCCGCCGCCTGA
- a CDS encoding SDR family NAD(P)-dependent oxidoreductase — MRTDARTERFADKVAMVTGAGSGMGAAVARQLAAEGARTVVLADVNGEGAAAVAKELPAAEAVELDVADAAGVDAAVQDLLHRHGRLDVLVHAAGVDDPEAKERIAAALVEGRPVEMTDSLDDASWRRVMRVNLDGTFHVLRAAVRVMRPFGAGVIVVIGSSAAFDTPVGYPHYAASKAGVHALAQAVAKEVVASGIRVNVVAPGPTETGMAARTPEVLRAGFADPRVRPYATPEEIADIALFLASDAAVNLVGAVLLANGGRFTA; from the coding sequence ATGCGCACAGACGCACGGACGGAAAGGTTCGCGGACAAGGTCGCGATGGTGACAGGCGCCGGCTCCGGCATGGGTGCGGCGGTCGCACGGCAACTGGCCGCGGAAGGGGCGCGGACCGTCGTCCTGGCCGACGTGAACGGCGAGGGCGCCGCGGCCGTCGCCAAGGAACTGCCCGCCGCGGAGGCGGTCGAACTCGACGTGGCGGACGCGGCGGGCGTCGACGCCGCCGTCCAGGACCTGCTGCACCGGCACGGACGGCTCGACGTCCTGGTGCACGCGGCCGGAGTCGACGACCCCGAGGCCAAGGAGCGCATCGCGGCCGCCCTGGTCGAGGGGCGGCCCGTCGAGATGACCGATTCCCTCGACGACGCCTCCTGGCGGCGCGTCATGCGGGTCAACCTGGACGGTACGTTCCATGTGCTGCGCGCCGCGGTGCGGGTCATGCGGCCCTTCGGGGCCGGGGTGATCGTGGTGATCGGCTCGTCGGCGGCCTTCGACACCCCCGTCGGATATCCCCACTACGCCGCCTCCAAGGCGGGTGTGCACGCACTGGCTCAGGCCGTGGCCAAGGAGGTCGTCGCGTCCGGGATCCGCGTGAACGTGGTGGCTCCGGGGCCGACGGAGACGGGGATGGCGGCGCGCACGCCCGAGGTGCTGCGAGCCGGTTTCGCCGACCCGCGGGTGCGCCCGTACGCGACACCGGAGGAGATCGCCGACATCGCTCTCTTCCTCGCGAGCGATGCCGCGGTGAACCTCGTCGGCGCGGTGCTGCTCGCCAACGGCGGCCGGTTCACCGCCTGA
- a CDS encoding NAD(P)-dependent alcohol dehydrogenase has protein sequence MRALRLTAWGEPPTQTEVERPVPHGAEVLVRVEATGLCHSDLHVIDAAAGALPYRLPFTLGHEVAGRTTALGPDADGLAVGDRVVLYGPWGCGACDRCAAGRDNYCDRRGALAWHGAGLGRDGGMAEYVLVPSARHLVPIGDLSADQAAPLSDAGLTPYHAVAGLRHTLGKGTTTAVIGVGGLGHLAVQILRATTPSRVLAVDVREEALALADRSGADFGTLLRTDTAGVLRKRSGGAGADAVLDFVGTTETLELATGILRPGGELAVVGSGGGRLTVSKPGALPPGFRLSLPFWGTRPELAEVVALARSGAIRVETEPFPLSAAPEAIGRLRGGRVRGRAVLVPD, from the coding sequence ATGAGGGCACTGCGACTGACGGCGTGGGGCGAGCCCCCGACACAGACCGAGGTCGAGCGGCCAGTCCCCCACGGCGCCGAGGTACTCGTGCGCGTCGAAGCCACCGGGCTGTGCCACTCCGACCTGCACGTCATCGACGCGGCTGCGGGAGCACTCCCTTACCGGCTGCCGTTCACTCTCGGCCACGAGGTCGCGGGGCGGACCACGGCCCTGGGACCCGACGCCGACGGGCTCGCGGTCGGCGACCGCGTGGTGCTGTACGGACCGTGGGGTTGCGGCGCCTGCGACCGTTGCGCCGCGGGCCGGGACAACTACTGCGACCGGCGCGGAGCCCTCGCCTGGCACGGCGCGGGGCTGGGCCGGGACGGCGGAATGGCCGAGTACGTGCTCGTCCCCTCCGCCCGCCATCTGGTGCCGATCGGCGACCTGTCGGCCGATCAGGCGGCTCCGCTCTCCGACGCGGGCCTGACGCCTTATCACGCCGTGGCCGGTCTGCGGCACACGCTCGGGAAGGGCACCACCACCGCCGTCATCGGTGTCGGCGGGCTCGGTCACCTGGCTGTACAGATCCTCCGCGCGACCACCCCCAGCCGTGTACTGGCCGTCGACGTCCGGGAGGAGGCTCTGGCTCTCGCGGACCGCTCCGGCGCGGACTTCGGCACTCTGCTGCGGACGGACACCGCGGGGGTCCTGCGGAAGCGGAGTGGTGGCGCGGGAGCGGACGCCGTGCTCGACTTCGTCGGCACCACCGAGACGCTGGAACTCGCGACCGGCATTCTGCGCCCGGGTGGTGAACTGGCCGTCGTCGGCAGCGGCGGCGGCCGGCTGACGGTCTCCAAGCCGGGTGCTCTTCCACCGGGCTTCAGACTCTCGCTGCCCTTCTGGGGGACCCGCCCCGAGCTCGCCGAGGTCGTGGCGCTGGCCCGCTCGGGGGCGATCCGTGTCGAGACGGAGCCGTTCCCGCTGTCCGCCGCACCAGAAGCGATCGGCCGGCTGCGTGGGGGCCGGGTGCGGGGGCGGGCCGTACTCGTCCCCGACTGA
- a CDS encoding SDR family oxidoreductase, with the protein MRFDGRVAIVTGGARGLGASHVRGLAAEGARVAVCDLLDDEGKALAEEVPHARYCRLDVTDEEAWMSVVRTVEDTLGPVDVLVNNAGIVHFGGVEQQTPVHFRRIVDVNLVGAFLGMHTVLPGMRGRGHGAVVNISSAAGLMGFADGIGYVASKWGVRGMTKAAALDMAGTGVRVNSVHPGVIRTPMGGSASPELFASQPVPRIGEPEEVTRVVLFLASDDASYTTGGEFLVDGGQTIGHVGHAHATAEQQGLVR; encoded by the coding sequence ATGCGCTTCGACGGAAGAGTCGCGATCGTCACCGGCGGCGCCCGGGGTCTGGGCGCCTCACATGTGCGCGGGCTGGCCGCGGAAGGCGCCAGGGTCGCTGTCTGCGACCTGCTGGACGACGAGGGAAAGGCCCTGGCCGAGGAAGTCCCCCACGCGCGGTACTGCCGCCTGGACGTCACCGATGAAGAGGCGTGGATGTCCGTCGTCCGCACCGTCGAGGACACCTTGGGCCCCGTGGACGTCCTGGTCAACAACGCGGGGATCGTTCACTTCGGCGGCGTGGAACAGCAGACGCCCGTGCACTTCCGCCGGATCGTCGACGTCAACCTGGTGGGTGCCTTCCTCGGTATGCACACCGTCCTCCCCGGCATGCGTGGCCGCGGCCACGGAGCGGTCGTCAACATCTCCTCGGCCGCCGGCCTCATGGGTTTCGCCGACGGCATCGGCTATGTGGCGAGCAAGTGGGGGGTGCGGGGGATGACCAAGGCCGCCGCTCTGGACATGGCGGGCACCGGGGTGCGCGTCAACTCCGTGCATCCGGGCGTGATCCGCACGCCCATGGGTGGGAGCGCCTCGCCCGAACTGTTCGCCAGTCAGCCCGTACCGCGTATCGGGGAGCCCGAGGAGGTCACCCGCGTGGTGCTCTTCCTGGCGAGCGACGACGCCTCCTACACCACGGGCGGCGAGTTCCTCGTCGACGGCGGCCAGACCATCGGCCACGTCGGTCACGCTCACGCGACGGCGGAGCAGCAGGGCTTGGTCAGGTAG
- a CDS encoding NADP-dependent oxidoreductase — translation MRTRAGSVHPPLEGAAAVGREVRPTAYPRGEVRASDFRVVEVEVRQPRPGEVLVRNTWTSVDAALRLRLRETAPPGYFPAFPLEEPMDGIMTVGEVVESRADGFTRGDMVWHASGWRDYAVVEAEKPALGGVGTLTKLDVRVAPPQAHLGALGANGLTAYAGLFHVAGLRDGDVVWVSAAAGAVGSLAAQMAKIRGHRVIGSAGSDEKVRYLLEELGLDAAFNYKRGTLPDLLREAAPDGMDVYFDNVGGDHLEAALGALRTSGRIAICGMISEYAAEEPPHGPGNLMPAVTKSLTMRGFRASGHTHLLPAMSRHVGAWIREGRLRYRETIVDGLAQAPAALAGLLRGDNIGKTLVRIDGVTHRESAAD, via the coding sequence ATGCGCACCCGGGCCGGGTCGGTTCACCCGCCCCTGGAAGGTGCGGCAGCGGTCGGCCGTGAAGTCCGGCCGACCGCATACCCACGTGGCGAGGTCCGGGCGTCGGACTTCCGCGTCGTAGAAGTGGAGGTGCGACAACCGCGTCCGGGCGAGGTACTGGTCCGCAACACATGGACATCCGTCGACGCCGCACTCCGGCTGCGGCTCAGGGAGACGGCGCCACCGGGATACTTTCCGGCCTTCCCGCTCGAAGAGCCGATGGACGGAATCATGACCGTCGGGGAGGTCGTCGAGTCTCGCGCAGACGGGTTCACCCGCGGCGACATGGTGTGGCACGCCTCCGGCTGGCGCGACTACGCGGTCGTCGAGGCGGAGAAGCCGGCGCTCGGCGGTGTCGGCACTCTCACGAAGCTCGACGTGCGCGTCGCACCTCCACAGGCCCACCTCGGCGCCCTCGGCGCCAACGGACTCACCGCCTACGCCGGCCTCTTCCATGTCGCGGGCCTGCGTGACGGTGACGTCGTCTGGGTCTCCGCCGCGGCCGGCGCCGTCGGCAGCCTCGCCGCACAGATGGCGAAGATCCGCGGGCATCGCGTCATCGGCAGCGCCGGTTCCGACGAGAAGGTGCGCTACCTCCTGGAGGAACTCGGCTTGGACGCCGCGTTCAACTACAAGCGCGGCACCCTTCCCGACCTTCTGCGCGAGGCGGCTCCGGACGGCATGGACGTCTACTTCGACAACGTCGGTGGCGACCACCTCGAGGCCGCTCTCGGGGCACTGCGGACATCGGGCCGCATCGCGATCTGCGGCATGATCTCGGAGTATGCGGCCGAGGAGCCGCCGCACGGCCCCGGAAACCTCATGCCGGCGGTGACGAAGAGCCTGACGATGCGCGGCTTCCGAGCCAGTGGCCACACCCACCTGCTGCCCGCGATGAGCCGGCACGTGGGCGCATGGATCCGCGAAGGCCGTCTCCGCTACCGCGAAACGATCGTCGACGGCCTGGCGCAGGCACCGGCGGCCCTGGCGGGACTCCTGCGGGGCGACAACATCGGCAAGACGCTTGTGCGGATCGACGGCGTCACGCATCGTGAGAGCGCCGCCGACTGA
- a CDS encoding extracellular solute-binding protein: MRSDPRRRGALLILLSITTLLVASCGGGNDNTSESKVVPATADMDELVAAAKEEGQITVYSAQDLTALNNLAKAFEAKYPGIDVKTVRGVDGDLGVKVETEFNTGKGIADMYVSASLSWVKPQAEAGRFLAPTGPELTGKGDYDAKQYVHEGNYFETNSAVLTFGWNTKLHPEGLTDYPDLLDPSLAGGKIGVIEPTAPSLVDFYLWLEETYGADFVKKLAAQKPRIYPSSLPMGEALQSGEITAGSFIAPIALEPAKKKGAPVDYRMPSDGAWGARYYGMVLKSGPHPNAGQLFANFMVTAKGQELITPSAGSVLPKVPGTVITNDKVRVQDPAKLTPEAVATYQKKWKSLFQ, translated from the coding sequence ATGAGATCAGATCCGCGACGGCGCGGGGCTTTGCTCATCCTGCTATCGATCACCACCCTGCTCGTCGCCTCGTGCGGCGGCGGCAACGACAACACCTCCGAGTCCAAGGTCGTGCCCGCGACGGCGGACATGGACGAACTGGTCGCCGCCGCGAAGGAGGAAGGACAGATCACGGTCTACTCGGCCCAGGATCTGACCGCCCTCAACAACCTCGCGAAAGCCTTCGAGGCCAAGTACCCGGGGATCGACGTCAAGACCGTCCGGGGCGTCGACGGTGACCTCGGCGTGAAGGTCGAGACGGAGTTCAACACCGGCAAGGGCATCGCCGACATGTACGTCAGCGCGAGCCTGTCCTGGGTGAAGCCGCAGGCCGAGGCCGGGCGGTTCCTGGCACCGACCGGTCCCGAACTGACCGGCAAGGGCGACTACGACGCCAAGCAGTACGTCCACGAAGGCAACTACTTCGAGACCAACTCCGCGGTCCTCACGTTCGGCTGGAACACCAAGCTCCATCCCGAAGGGCTGACCGACTACCCGGACCTGCTCGACCCGTCACTCGCCGGCGGCAAGATCGGCGTGATCGAGCCGACGGCACCGTCGCTCGTCGACTTCTACCTGTGGCTGGAGGAGACCTACGGCGCCGACTTCGTGAAGAAGCTGGCCGCCCAGAAGCCGCGCATCTACCCCAGCTCCCTGCCGATGGGTGAGGCACTGCAGTCCGGCGAGATCACCGCCGGCAGCTTCATAGCGCCGATCGCGCTCGAGCCCGCGAAGAAGAAGGGCGCGCCGGTCGACTACCGCATGCCGTCGGACGGTGCGTGGGGCGCCCGGTACTACGGCATGGTGCTGAAGAGCGGCCCGCACCCCAACGCCGGTCAGCTGTTCGCCAACTTCATGGTGACCGCCAAGGGCCAGGAGCTGATCACGCCGTCCGCCGGATCGGTGCTGCCCAAGGTCCCCGGCACAGTGATCACCAACGACAAGGTGCGCGTACAGGATCCGGCCAAGCTCACACCCGAGGCCGTGGCCACGTACCAGAAGAAGTGGAAGTCACTGTTCCAGTAG
- a CDS encoding ABC transporter ATP-binding protein, which produces MSHVRIEGLTKRFAGKPPAVAVDDLSLEIERGEFIVLLGPSGCGKTTTLRCLAGLETPDVGRISLGDQTVLDVRGKVNLPPNKRRIGMVFQSYALWPHMTVRRNIGYPLKTRRVPREQARTRIEEAAELVECSALLDRYPAQLSGGQQQRVALARGLAAQPDLVLFDEPLSNLDARLRDQVRAQLHELHARLGFTAVFVTHDQSEALALGDRLAIMNAGRIEQLDTPERVFEEPATEYVAGFIGMSNRLPLQRQGVGWALASPSDADGQADAPGRTVVDELPVPRSHSDVAARLRPDDLQLCPADEKPPAHSVGLPAEVVDAQFGGRHMDVVVAIGDSRLHARAPLTGKPWARGLSRGQRVTAWFPRDAAIYYGADGVRTTEHAPAATVGA; this is translated from the coding sequence GTGTCCCACGTGCGCATCGAGGGTCTGACGAAAAGGTTCGCCGGCAAGCCACCTGCGGTCGCCGTGGACGACCTGTCGCTGGAGATCGAGCGGGGCGAGTTCATCGTTCTGCTCGGCCCGAGCGGCTGCGGGAAAACCACGACTCTGCGCTGTCTGGCCGGTCTGGAGACGCCCGATGTGGGACGCATCTCGCTGGGCGACCAGACGGTGCTGGATGTACGCGGGAAGGTCAACCTTCCCCCGAACAAGCGCCGGATCGGGATGGTGTTCCAGTCGTACGCGCTGTGGCCGCACATGACCGTGCGCCGCAACATCGGATACCCCCTGAAGACCAGACGGGTGCCCCGTGAGCAGGCGCGCACGCGGATCGAGGAAGCGGCGGAGCTGGTCGAGTGCTCCGCCCTGCTCGACCGTTATCCGGCGCAGCTCAGCGGCGGCCAGCAGCAGCGGGTCGCCCTGGCCCGCGGTCTGGCCGCCCAACCCGACCTGGTGCTCTTCGACGAGCCGCTGAGCAACCTCGATGCCCGGCTGCGCGACCAGGTGCGCGCCCAGCTGCACGAGTTGCACGCACGGCTGGGTTTCACCGCCGTGTTCGTCACCCACGACCAGAGCGAGGCGCTGGCGCTCGGCGACCGCCTGGCGATCATGAATGCGGGGCGGATCGAGCAACTCGACACTCCGGAGCGGGTCTTCGAGGAACCGGCCACCGAGTACGTCGCCGGCTTCATCGGCATGTCGAACCGGCTTCCGCTCCAACGTCAGGGCGTGGGGTGGGCCCTCGCCTCCCCTTCGGACGCCGACGGCCAGGCCGACGCTCCGGGCAGGACCGTGGTCGACGAGCTCCCGGTGCCCCGCTCGCACAGCGACGTCGCCGCCCGGCTGCGCCCCGACGACCTTCAGCTCTGTCCGGCCGACGAGAAACCACCGGCCCACAGCGTCGGCCTCCCGGCGGAGGTCGTCGACGCGCAGTTCGGCGGGCGCCACATGGACGTGGTCGTCGCGATCGGCGACAGCCGCCTGCATGCCCGGGCACCGCTGACCGGCAAGCCATGGGCCCGGGGCCTGTCACGGGGACAGCGGGTGACCGCGTGGTTCCCTAGGGACGCTGCCATCTACTACGGCGCCGACGGGGTACGGACGACCGAGCACGCCCCCGCCGCCACAGTGGGGGCGTGA